Genomic segment of Candidatus Omnitrophota bacterium:
GTCTCTACCTTCTGATGAATAAACAGGCTCGATACCATATTTATCATCGTCGCCTTCCTGCGGGCGGTCATCATGCTGAGTCTTGAACGTTGTTTTCTATGTCTCATTATTCCGACTCTTTCTTAGATTTATCCTCTTCTATCTTAGTCCCAAGATTTATACCCATGTCCCCCAGTATCTTATTTATCTCAGCCAGTGACTTCTTGCCGAAATTTCTGTATTTCAGCATTTCGAGCTCTGACTTCTTGACAAGGTCGCCTATCGTCTTTATTTTGGCTTCCCTGAGACAATTCGAGCTCCTCACAGACAGTTCCAGCTCTGAAATCGGTATTTTTAGTTTCTCCTTAAGCTGCCTCTCCGCTTCCGTCTCCTCCGGCACCTCTTCCTCTTCAGGCAGTTTTCCGAACCCTACGAATATATCGAGATGCCTCTGCAGTATATTAGATGCGTAAAGAAGCGCTTCTTTCGGGTCTATGGCGCCGTTGGTCCATGCCTCTACTGTCAATTTATCATAATCTGTTATCTGTCCCACCCGAGTATTCTCGACGAAGAAATTCACTTTCTTAACAGGCGTAAATATGGAATCTACCGCTATCACTCCTATAGACTGGCCTTCTTTCTTATTGCGCTCCGCAGGGACATAACCTCTTCCGCGCGCGATCTCCATCTCGATCCTCAGCTTAACGTTTTTTGTGAGCGTCGCTATATGCAGGCCAGGATTTACTATCTCTACCGTCTCGTCAGTCTTTATATCTTTGGCGGTCACTTCCCCCTTCTTTTCGACATCGATGATCATCGGTTTTGGGATCTTGAAGTGGGACTTCAGCACCAATTTCTTTATATTCATTATGATCTGCGGCACATCTTCGAGAACACCGTTTATGGCTGAAAATTCATGATGTACGCCGTCTATCTTTATGCTGGTTACGGCAGTTCCCTCTATGGAAGATATCAGCACTCTGCGCAGGCCGTTACCGATCGTCATGCCATAGCCTCTCTCGAACGGCTCTGCCACAAACTTCCCGTATGTAGGAGTGTGGGTCGATTCATCCAATACGAGCTTTTTAGGCATTTCGAAACTCTTCATGCTTATACCCATATCACATATCTCCTTAAATTTACCCCGTTTAAAAGCCCGTCCCGTTACAAGATTTATTTTACTTGGAGTATAACTCGACTATCAACTGTTCCTGTATCGGGAACCCTACATCCTCTTTCGTCGGTATAGCTGTAACCTTAGCTTTCAGGGCCTTGTCGTCGACTTCCAGCCATTTAGCTGTAGGCCTATCCTTAAGAATTTCCACTCTCTCATTGAGAGCTTTTGTAAGCTTTTCTGAGACTTTTACGGAGATCTCCTCTCCGAGCTTGACTGTATAAGCCGGTATATCGACTCTCTTCCCGTTTACATACACTCTGCCATGCTGAACGAGTTGCCTTGCCTCTGCCCTTGAATTACCGAGGTTCATCCTGTAGATCACATTATCGAGCCTTCTCTCAAGCAGTTGAAGCAGCATAATACCCGTTACTTCCTTGGATCTTTCCGCAATCTGGAAATAATGCCTGAACTGGCGCTCTAAAACGCCATATATCCTTTTGACCTTCTGCTTCTCTCTCATCTGAAGGCCATAGTTAGACTCTTTCTTTCTGATCTGGCCGTGTTGGCCGGGGGCGTACTCTCGTCGCGATATTGCGCACTTATCAGTGACGCACCTTGAACCTTTTAAGAACAGCTTAGCGCCTTCTCTCCTGCAAAGCCTGCACGATGGACCGGTATTCCTCGCCATTACACTCTCCTTCGCTTCGGTGGACGGCATCCGTTATGCGGTATCGGAGTGACGTCCTTAATCGATCTGATCGCAACACCGGCTGCCTGAATTGACCTTATAGCGGACTCCCTGCCGGCGCCGGGGCCTTTCACTACCACATCGACCTCTTTAAGGCCTCTCTCAACCGCTTTCTTGGCCGCGCTCTCGGCCGCTATACCGGCGGCAAAGGGGGTCGACTTTTTGGAGCCTTTGAAACCGGCGCTGCCGGTCGACGCCCATGTCAGCGCGTTGCCTTCTTTATCGGTGATCGTGACGATCGTATTATTGAACGACGCCAATATATGGACAACGCCGCTCGAAACGGCCCGTACTATCTTTTTGCTTTTTTTTGCCTTAGGTTTTTTCTGTTCCACTTTGCACCCTTCTTATTTTACTTTTTCCCTGCTGTTGGCTTCAAGGCGGGCTTTTCCGCTTTTATTCTCTTGATACCGACTGTCTTCCTGGGCCCTTTTCTGGTCCTGGCGTTAGTCTTTGTCCGCTGGCCCCTTACGGGAAGGCCTCTCCTGTGCCTGAAACCCCTATAAGTTCCCGCGTCTATGAGCCTCTTGATATTGGACGAAATCTCTCTTCGCAAATCTCCCTCGACCTTATAATCCCTCTGAATGATCGTAGCGAGCCTGGCGACCTCCTCTTCAGTGAGATCCTTGGCCCGTTTATCGGGGCTTATGTTCGCTACCTTTAATATCTTATTGGACAGAGACCTGCCTATTCCGTAAATATACATCAAGGCTATCTCGGTCCTCTTCTCCTTTGGAATATCAACACCCAGTAATCTCGGCACTTATTCCTCCTGTCGACTTAAAAAACTATCCCTGCCTCTGCTTATGTTTGGGATTCGCGCATATCACTTTTAGCGTTCCTTTACGGCGCACTATCTTGCACTTGGGGCATATCTTGCCTATACTCGATCTTACTTTCATATATTTTTTCCTATTTCTCTCTGCGGACTATTCTTCCCCTCGACAGATCGTAAGGAGAAAGCTCCAATGTCACGCTGTCGCCGGGCAATATCCTGATAAAATGCATCCGCATCTTCCCTGAAATATGCGCCAGCACTCTATGGCCGTTCGCAAGATCAACCCTGAACATCGCGTTCGGCAGTGTCTCTACTACTTTACCTTCAACAACTATCGCTTCTTCTTTAGGGCACATAATATTTACGCTGTTAATATCTCAGCTTCGCCCTCCCTTATGACTATCGTATGCTCGAAATGAGCTGAAAGCTTCCTATCGCACGTAACGACCGCCCAGCCGTCCTCCAGGGTCTCAACTTCATAAGTCCCCGCGTTCACCATGGGCTCTATCGCCAGCGCCATTCCGGCTTGAAGCCGCGGGCCCGTACCGGGCCTTCCGTAATTAGGGACCTGCGGATCTTCCCAAAGTGCGCTTCCTATGCCATGGCCGACTAGATCTCTTACGACGCTGAAGCCGTGCCTCTCGACATATTCCTGGATGCTGGCCGAGACATCGCCGAGGCGCGAGCCGGCTATCGCATTCCCGATCCCCCTGGAAAGCGATTCCTTCGTAACCGATATCAGCTTCTCAGCGGCCTCGCTTATTCTTCCTACGCCGACGGTGATCGCGGCGTCGGCATAGTACTCTTTGAATTTCACGCCGATATCGATCGAAACTATATCGCCTTCTTCAAGCATTCTTCCGGACGGTATGCCATGCACGACGACCTCATTGACCGAAGCGCATATATTAGCCGGATACTCCCTGCCAGCGACCTTAATTCCTTTGAAGGCCGGAACTCCGCCGCGCCTGACAATCTCTTTTCTCGCGATAGCATCCAGCTCGACCGTACGCGCACCCGGCTTCACGTTTTTACGCAGAATCTCAAACGTTGCCTTGATTATCTGCCCGGCGCTGCGTATCGACGAGATTTCGTCTTCGCTACGCAGGACGATCATGCAAGTTTTGCGTCTTCAAACAACTTAGAAAGAACTTTGAACAATTCGTCTACCCCCATATCGCCGGAAACCTTTTCCAGAATTCCCTGCTTGCTGTAATAATCGATCAGGGGTTTAGTCTGGTCTTCGTAAACTTTCAGCCTGTTTCGCACAGTCGCTTCATTGTCATCCGCCCTGTGGTAAAGCTGCCCTCCGCATTTATCGCAAATGCCCTCTTTTTTTGGCGGAATGTTCTTTATATGATAATTGAAACCGCAGGACTTACATACCCTCCTGCCGGTCAGCCGCTCTATGGCCACATTCGTAGAGGTCTCAAAATATATGACAGCGTCGATCTCTGTGCCCATATCCTTCAGCGCGGAACCGAGGTCCTCCGCTTGTTTGATAGTTCTCGGAAAGCCGTCCAGAATGAAACCTTTTTTAGTGTCGGGTCTCTTAAGCCTCTCCGCAACTATACCCGTCACTATCTCATCCGGAACGAGAGCGCCTTTATCCATATATTCTTTAGCCTTAAGCCCGAGAGGCTGGCCGCTCTTCACGGACTCTCTAAGTATATCCCCTGTTGAAATATGAGGAAGGTTATACTTTTTGGCAAGCACCACACTCTGCGTTCCCTTGCCTGCCCCCGGAGGCCCCAATAGAATCAATTTCACCTTAAATCCTTTACGATGATATACGGCCTTTGAGCTTACCCTTCTTCATAAAGCCCTCGTAATGCCTCATCAGCAGATGCGACTCGATCTGTTTCATGGTGTCGAGCATAACACCGACGATGATAAGGAGTCCCGTACCGCCGAAAAAGCTGGCGACAAGATACGGTATCTTGAGCCAGCCCGATATAAGACTGGGCAGTACCGCTATTATCGCAAGGAATATCGCTCCCGGAAACGTTATCCTCGTCATTATGAAATCCAGATATTCTGCGGTCTGTCTCCCCGGCCTTATGCCGGGAACGAATCCGCCGTATTTCTTCATGTTGTCGGCAATGTCGATCGGATTGAAAGTTATAGCAGT
This window contains:
- the rpsM gene encoding 30S ribosomal protein S13, whose translation is MPRLLGVDIPKEKRTEIALMYIYGIGRSLSNKILKVANISPDKRAKDLTEEEVARLATIIQRDYKVEGDLRREISSNIKRLIDAGTYRGFRHRRGLPVRGQRTKTNARTRKGPRKTVGIKRIKAEKPALKPTAGKK
- the rpsD gene encoding 30S ribosomal protein S4, with translation MARNTGPSCRLCRREGAKLFLKGSRCVTDKCAISRREYAPGQHGQIRKKESNYGLQMREKQKVKRIYGVLERQFRHYFQIAERSKEVTGIMLLQLLERRLDNVIYRMNLGNSRAEARQLVQHGRVYVNGKRVDIPAYTVKLGEEISVKVSEKLTKALNERVEILKDRPTAKWLEVDDKALKAKVTAIPTKEDVGFPIQEQLIVELYSK
- the rpmJ gene encoding 50S ribosomal protein L36 is translated as MKVRSSIGKICPKCKIVRRKGTLKVICANPKHKQRQG
- the rpsK gene encoding 30S ribosomal protein S11, giving the protein MEQKKPKAKKSKKIVRAVSSGVVHILASFNNTIVTITDKEGNALTWASTGSAGFKGSKKSTPFAAGIAAESAAKKAVERGLKEVDVVVKGPGAGRESAIRSIQAAGVAIRSIKDVTPIPHNGCRPPKRRRV
- the map gene encoding type I methionyl aminopeptidase, which translates into the protein MIVLRSEDEISSIRSAGQIIKATFEILRKNVKPGARTVELDAIARKEIVRRGGVPAFKGIKVAGREYPANICASVNEVVVHGIPSGRMLEEGDIVSIDIGVKFKEYYADAAITVGVGRISEAAEKLISVTKESLSRGIGNAIAGSRLGDVSASIQEYVERHGFSVVRDLVGHGIGSALWEDPQVPNYGRPGTGPRLQAGMALAIEPMVNAGTYEVETLEDGWAVVTCDRKLSAHFEHTIVIREGEAEILTA
- a CDS encoding DNA-directed RNA polymerase subunit alpha, coding for MKSFEMPKKLVLDESTHTPTYGKFVAEPFERGYGMTIGNGLRRVLISSIEGTAVTSIKIDGVHHEFSAINGVLEDVPQIIMNIKKLVLKSHFKIPKPMIIDVEKKGEVTAKDIKTDETVEIVNPGLHIATLTKNVKLRIEMEIARGRGYVPAERNKKEGQSIGVIAVDSIFTPVKKVNFFVENTRVGQITDYDKLTVEAWTNGAIDPKEALLYASNILQRHLDIFVGFGKLPEEEEVPEETEAERQLKEKLKIPISELELSVRSSNCLREAKIKTIGDLVKKSELEMLKYRNFGKKSLAEINKILGDMGINLGTKIEEDKSKKESE
- a CDS encoding adenylate kinase, translated to MKLILLGPPGAGKGTQSVVLAKKYNLPHISTGDILRESVKSGQPLGLKAKEYMDKGALVPDEIVTGIVAERLKRPDTKKGFILDGFPRTIKQAEDLGSALKDMGTEIDAVIYFETSTNVAIERLTGRRVCKSCGFNYHIKNIPPKKEGICDKCGGQLYHRADDNEATVRNRLKVYEDQTKPLIDYYSKQGILEKVSGDMGVDELFKVLSKLFEDAKLA
- the infA gene encoding translation initiation factor IF-1, which codes for MCPKEEAIVVEGKVVETLPNAMFRVDLANGHRVLAHISGKMRMHFIRILPGDSVTLELSPYDLSRGRIVRREK